Proteins from one Cicer arietinum cultivar CDC Frontier isolate Library 1 chromosome 3, Cicar.CDCFrontier_v2.0, whole genome shotgun sequence genomic window:
- the LOC101499653 gene encoding glucan endo-1,3-beta-glucosidase 14-like: protein MPYSSDIIKIFFVQNHGQNFGINYGRIANNLPSLSHVSIILKSLNVNRIKLYDANPNVLSSFSNSNVEFIIGLGNELLQTMRDPSKAQTWIQQNVQSYISKTKITSINVGNEIVGSNDVGNIIHLLPAMQSVYNALVTLGLSQQVTVTTTLSYNILSNSFPPSNSAFRKYLIQYIQPLLSFQAQIKSPFFINAYPFFAYKDDPDHALLNYVLFQQNPGYIDPNTNLHYVNLLYAQIDVVYAQKKCLLVFRSCCNMNENLEMMCFENRFHMIRLCCEIVEENS from the exons ATGCCATATTCATCTGATATAATTAAG attttttttgtGCAAAACCATGGCCAAAATTTTGGAATAAACTATGGAAGAATAGCAAACAATCTACCATCACTATCACAtgtatcaattatattaaaatcattgAATGTGAACAGAATCAAACTCTATGATGCAAATCCAAATGTTCTATCATCATTCTCAAACTCAAATGTGGAATTCATCATAGGACTTGGAAATGAGTTACTTCAAACTATGAGAGACCCTTCTAAGGCTCAAACATGGATTCAACAAAATGTTCAATCAtacatttcaaaaacaaaaataacatcaATTAATGTAGGAAATGAAATAGTAGGTAGTAATGATGTTGGTAACATCATACATCTTCTACCAGCAATGCAATCAGTTTACAACGCTCTTGTGACACTTGGATTATCTCAACAAGTTACTGTCACAACAACACTTTCTTACAACATCTTGTCAAATTCATTCCCTCCTTCAAATAGTGcatttagaaaatatcttatacaATATATTCAACCACTTCTTAGCTTCCAAGCACAAATAAAATCACCTTTTTTCATCAATGCTTATCCTTTTTTTGCATACAAAGATGACCCGGATCATGCTTTATTAAACTATGTTTTGTTTCAGCAAAACCCTGGATACATTGATCCTAACACAAATTTGCATTATGTTAACTTGTTGTATGCACAAATTGATGTTGTTTATGCACAAAAGAAGTGTTTGTTGGTGTTTCGTAGTTGTTGTAATATGAATGAGAATTTGGAAATGATGTGTTTTGAGAACAGGTTTCATATGATAAGATTGTGTTGTGAGATTGTGGAAGAAAATTCATAA
- the LOC101495078 gene encoding enoyl-CoA delta isomerase 1, peroxisomal-like: protein MCSLEKKGNIFILTLTGNNEHLLNPTLLTSIKSALHRVRQEATTSSALITTAHGKFFCNGYDIDEAESMNNDRIILIDDLLRSVVSDLISLPMPTIAAVTGHASAAGYILALAHDYVLMRSDRGFLYMSELDIDHVLPAWFIAVVDAKVGAPAVRRRILMQAEKMTAEEAVRVGIIDSAHDSVEETVKAAVGLAVDLVKRGWDGHVYAANRKKILGHVIRAVEDTTERNIGSKL, encoded by the coding sequence atgtGTAGCTTAGAGAAAAAAGGCAACATCTTCATCCTAACACTAACCGGCAACAACGAACATCTTCTCAACCCTACACTCCTCACTTCCATCAAATCTGCCCTCCACCGTGTCCGTCAAGAAGCCACCACCTCCTCCGCCCTCATCACCACCGCTCATGGCAAATTCTTCTGCAACGGCTACGACATCGACGAGGCTGAATCCATGAACAATGATCGTATCATCCTCATCGACGACTTACTCCGTTCCGTCGTCTCCGATCTCATCTCTCTCCCTATGCCTACCATCGCCGCCGTCACCGGTCACGCTTCCGCCGCCGGTTACATTCTCGCACTCGCTCATGACTATGTTTTGATGCGATCCGATAGAGGTTTTCTCTACATGAGCGAGCTTGACATTGATCATGTTCTTCCGGCTTGGTTTATCGCCGTCGTTGATGCTAAGGTCGGAGCACCTGCGGTACGCCGTCGGATCCTGATGCAGGCGGAGAAGATGACTGCTGAGGAGGCGGTGCGGGTGGGGATAATCGACTCGGCACATGATAGCGTTGAGGAGACGGTTAAGGCTGCGGTTGGTTTGGCCGTTGATTTGGTGAAGCGTGGATGGGATGGACATGTGTACGCTGCGAATCGGAAGAAGATTTTGGGTCACGTGATTAGGGCCGTTGAAGATACTACTGAGAGAAACATTGGATCCAAACTTTAA